In the genome of Cryptomeria japonica chromosome 8, Sugi_1.0, whole genome shotgun sequence, one region contains:
- the LOC131857811 gene encoding zinc finger protein 1-like has protein sequence MAESKGLASLPRRFYECVICKGSFSCWRALGGHMKIHRKEPSPYDQAAGLLSQPTLASLLAPCDQATGFSLTFPPSSARPRRVKHSFIKTQFKLNKGERFKAVEAEAAEVGEGLDLELRLG, from the coding sequence ATGGCTGAATCAAAGGGCTTGGCTTCATTACCGCGGCGGTTCTATGAGTGTGTGATTTGCAAGGGAAGCTTCAGTTGTTGGCGAGCATTGGGTGGTCATATGAAGATCCATCGCAAGGAACCGTCACCATATGACCAGGCTGCTGGCTTGTTGTCTCAGCCAACTTTGGCATCGTTATTGGCACCCTGTGACCAGGCTACTGGGTTTTCCTTAACTTTCCCACCGTCGTCTGCAAGACCCAGGAGAGTAAAACATAGTTTTATCAAGACCCAATTCAAATTGAATAAGGGAGAGAGATTTAAAGCTGTGGAGGCGGAGGCAGCAGAAGTGGGCGAGGGACTTGACCTGGAGCTTCGACTTGGATAG